A genomic window from Sphingobacterium spiritivorum includes:
- a CDS encoding DUF721 domain-containing protein, whose translation MYKKKVDEIHSNDDIGIKQAIEKWVDTYRLRRKFDESSIVNAWPEIIGKAIANRTQKIYIKDRKMYVKVESAVIKNELALMRRQIIGRLNEYVGQVVIEELIIL comes from the coding sequence ATGTATAAGAAGAAGGTAGACGAAATTCATTCCAACGATGATATTGGTATCAAACAGGCTATTGAAAAATGGGTGGATACCTATCGTCTGCGTCGTAAATTTGACGAATCTTCTATTGTCAATGCCTGGCCCGAAATTATTGGTAAAGCAATTGCCAACCGTACCCAGAAGATCTATATCAAAGACCGGAAGATGTATGTTAAGGTGGAATCTGCCGTGATCAAAAACGAATTGGCCCTCATGCGCAGACAGATTATAGGTCGCCTCAATGAATATGTAGGGCAGGTTGTTATTGAAGAATTGATTATTCTTTAA
- the recF gene encoding DNA replication/repair protein RecF (All proteins in this family for which functions are known are DNA-binding proteins that assist the filamentation of RecA onto DNA for the initiation of recombination or recombinational repair.) yields MWLKQLSVLNFKNYTESALEFLPEVNAFAGENGAGKTNLLDAIHYLSLCKSYFNPIDSQHIKQGMDWFMVQGSFENDTRIDVISCSLKKNQKKQFKKNKKDYPRLADHIGQFPLVMISPNDSMIITDGSEERRKFMDNVISQTDHHYLDKLITYNKVMLQRNVMLKQARESGQLDLGLLEVLNLQLVEVGAQIFEKRQQFMKDFLPEFEKHYHFLTESAEQVSLVYESPLMTVDFQDLLDRNLERDRALERTSQGIHKDDLLFTIHEGMPLKKFGSQGQQKSFLIALKLAQYSFLQSRKGFKPLLLLDDIFDKLDERRTRKLMQMVSEDDFGQIFLTDTDSERVQRIFEEIAQPIRIFDIKGGTIQDV; encoded by the coding sequence ATGTGGTTAAAACAATTGTCTGTTTTAAATTTTAAAAATTATACGGAATCCGCTTTAGAATTTTTGCCGGAAGTAAATGCTTTCGCCGGAGAGAACGGTGCCGGTAAAACCAATCTTTTAGACGCTATACATTACCTTTCTCTGTGTAAGAGTTATTTTAATCCAATCGATTCCCAGCATATCAAGCAGGGAATGGACTGGTTTATGGTACAGGGATCATTTGAAAATGATACCCGCATCGATGTAATCTCCTGCAGTCTCAAAAAGAATCAGAAAAAACAGTTTAAGAAAAATAAAAAGGACTATCCGCGACTTGCCGATCATATCGGCCAATTTCCGCTTGTCATGATCTCTCCGAATGACAGTATGATCATTACAGACGGAAGTGAAGAACGTCGCAAGTTTATGGATAATGTGATCTCGCAAACTGATCATCACTATCTGGACAAACTCATCACGTATAATAAGGTCATGCTTCAGCGTAATGTTATGCTCAAACAAGCACGGGAAAGCGGACAACTTGATTTGGGTTTACTGGAAGTATTAAACCTGCAGCTTGTGGAGGTCGGCGCACAGATCTTTGAGAAGCGTCAGCAATTTATGAAAGACTTTCTTCCTGAATTTGAAAAGCATTATCATTTTCTGACAGAAAGTGCCGAACAAGTATCTCTGGTCTACGAATCTCCGTTGATGACTGTTGATTTTCAGGACTTGCTCGATAGAAATCTGGAACGTGACCGGGCATTGGAAAGAACCTCTCAGGGTATACATAAAGACGATCTTCTGTTTACCATACATGAAGGTATGCCATTAAAGAAATTCGGTTCTCAGGGGCAGCAAAAATCATTTCTCATCGCATTAAAATTAGCCCAGTATAGTTTTCTTCAGTCAAGAAAAGGCTTCAAGCCTTTGTTGCTGCTGGATGATATCTTTGATAAACTGGATGAAAGACGTACCCGTAAACTGATGCAGATGGTTTCGGAAGACGATTTTGGCCAGATCTTCCTCACGGATACAGATTCGGAACGTGTGCAAAGAATTTTTGAGGAAATCGCACAACCAATCCGTATCTTTGATATCAAAGGAGGCACCATACAAGATGTATAA
- a CDS encoding DUF4834 family protein produces MAPLLKFLLIAFAVYFIVRFLFRLILPFAMRKAAERIMKKAQQSQYTTGNGPFGYQQYEQQTRADEGRVRVEYAPSKKEEKRRPGTATAGEFVDFEEIK; encoded by the coding sequence ATGGCTCCATTATTGAAATTTTTATTGATAGCTTTCGCTGTTTATTTCATAGTAAGGTTTCTTTTCAGATTAATTTTACCATTCGCTATGCGTAAAGCAGCGGAGCGTATTATGAAAAAAGCTCAGCAATCACAATATACCACAGGTAACGGTCCGTTTGGATATCAACAGTATGAACAGCAGACGCGTGCCGATGAAGGAAGAGTGCGTGTAGAATATGCTCCTTCCAAAAAAGAAGAAAAGCGCAGACCCGGAACAGCTACAGCAGGAGAGTTTGTAGACTTCGAAGAGATAAAATAA
- the tilS gene encoding tRNA lysidine(34) synthetase TilS: protein MNVLERFHRYVSQNRLFGPDDKIVLAVSGGKDSMLMARLFLDSNYPVIIAHCNFSLRGEESDLDQQLVEAFGEEYGIPVFVKRFDTEAYAEENRISIQMAARELRYQWFEELRIAQGCAYISVAQHRNDHIETVLLNMIRGTGLAGLQGIQPKRERIIRPLLFLRAAEVAEAVRVLQVPYRDDQSNFSIKYARNKIRLNIVPLMEEINPEFVQSFASSIDKFAGAYQLLQDFVHPVRQSLFKESKASTEVLIEKKSLEPHLTNAALLYELFQPYHFQKNVLEDLVATWENGTGRIFESDSHRLLVDRTHLILHPTGPEVEARVCIEESDEQAEWKGFHFNIEKSSSADIVKEKHIAKIDWDKLQFPLQIRSWQEGDIFYPLGMEGKKKVSDYFIQQKINSFAKARIPILVDGTGEIIWIVNYRLDNRFKITNNTKKVFTLVCE from the coding sequence ATGAATGTGCTGGAAAGATTTCATAGATATGTAAGTCAAAACAGGCTTTTTGGTCCTGATGATAAAATTGTACTGGCTGTAAGCGGAGGGAAAGACTCTATGCTGATGGCCAGACTTTTTCTGGATTCGAACTATCCTGTGATTATAGCGCATTGTAATTTTTCCCTGAGAGGAGAGGAGTCTGATCTTGATCAGCAGCTTGTCGAAGCCTTTGGCGAAGAGTATGGCATTCCTGTTTTTGTCAAAAGATTTGATACAGAAGCATACGCAGAAGAAAACAGGATTTCTATACAAATGGCAGCCCGGGAGCTGCGTTATCAGTGGTTTGAGGAATTGCGCATTGCTCAGGGCTGTGCATACATCTCGGTTGCGCAACACCGTAATGATCACATCGAAACAGTTTTGCTCAACATGATCAGGGGGACAGGTCTTGCGGGTCTGCAGGGTATACAACCGAAGCGTGAACGTATCATCCGGCCCTTGTTGTTTCTCCGTGCGGCAGAAGTAGCGGAGGCAGTTCGTGTTTTACAGGTACCCTACAGAGATGATCAATCTAATTTTTCTATTAAATATGCCAGAAATAAGATCAGATTGAATATCGTTCCATTAATGGAAGAGATAAATCCGGAGTTTGTGCAGAGCTTTGCATCTAGTATAGACAAGTTTGCAGGAGCATACCAGCTTCTTCAGGATTTTGTACATCCTGTTCGTCAGTCTCTGTTTAAGGAGAGCAAAGCCAGCACAGAGGTACTTATTGAGAAGAAAAGTCTGGAACCACACCTCACGAATGCAGCCCTGTTGTATGAACTTTTTCAACCCTATCATTTTCAAAAAAATGTACTGGAAGATCTGGTGGCGACCTGGGAAAACGGAACTGGACGTATTTTTGAATCAGACAGCCATCGCTTATTAGTGGATCGTACACACCTCATCTTACATCCGACCGGACCGGAGGTAGAAGCCAGGGTATGCATTGAGGAATCAGATGAACAGGCCGAATGGAAGGGTTTTCATTTTAATATTGAAAAATCTTCTTCAGCGGACATTGTAAAAGAGAAGCATATTGCCAAAATTGATTGGGATAAATTGCAGTTTCCCTTACAGATCAGAAGCTGGCAGGAAGGTGATATTTTTTATCCGTTGGGGATGGAGGGTAAGAAGAAAGTGAGTGATTATTTCATTCAGCAAAAAATAAATTCCTTTGCCAAGGCACGAATTCCTATCTTGGTAGACGGAACGGGGGAAATTATCTGGATTGTCAATTACAGGTTAGACAATCGGTTTAAGATAACAAACAATACAAAAAAAGTATTTACTTTAGTCTGTGAATAA
- a CDS encoding OstA-like protein codes for MKRLFLFALTYIFCLFASAQQPQPTGDQLKLVSSSSMRLVKNPDRTIYYRPVFEHKGSTLSADSGYMYEDGIGRQFFEAFDNVVITQPSGTIIYSDKLHYDAAPQVATLTRNVRMVDKSSVLTTNYLTYNMRSKVGTYTGGGRIVSKGDTITSKNAYYFENTQDAYFRNKVVVRTPDVKIYTDTMRYNSVQRVTYFFGPTNIKGNKGENLYTEKGNYNTATGVARFSKNNLYTEGSKFLKGDSLYYDRATGEGKAYRNVVFVDTVDKFYANGGYGLYKQSDESITMTDKPLVTMVIKKDSTSTSDSTSAKPAEKEEKGKKSGKEKSVEKKKSKEEESFKEISPITPVSKDSVSATVKPEPQVDSAYMTADTLYSKVIFLKDYKALDFKLDRNGGLIEEIADEDYGDDDGNENTDSLSISGNISGLSDSTQTDSVHIEGLKSDSAKTVIKQVKETSKTISKNNTTPPKKPAVVQQEKGDPNKIQIGKTLAADSVLRHRTVLPKGNESDSLINKALLVAKSPDSVTTTPKDSAYLDTARTRIIKAHYNVRMFKSDLQAVADSVYYGMADSMFRFMGRPMIWAEGSQISADTLYLQIKEQRLDNMLLVNSAFMVNAVLDTIKFNQLKGRKITGFFAGNNLDRLFVDGNAENMIFVVNEEKKVITEMFHDRSSRIKILMENRKIKDYVSIRKVDGKVYPLSMVTNENEVLPGFIWRPEDRPVSKEDLLNRKREIPKDINTPAAGSSAGSKSAPKDPVTEKKDPKEGIKTEVKKPADQKTEPKKVNQESKNPVKEESEPVMETN; via the coding sequence GTGAAACGATTATTCCTTTTTGCCTTAACATATATTTTCTGTCTGTTTGCATCCGCTCAACAGCCACAGCCTACGGGAGATCAGCTCAAGCTCGTCTCATCATCCAGTATGCGCCTGGTCAAAAATCCGGATCGGACTATTTATTACAGACCTGTTTTTGAACATAAGGGAAGTACCTTGTCTGCTGACAGCGGATACATGTATGAAGACGGGATCGGAAGACAGTTTTTTGAAGCCTTTGACAATGTCGTCATTACACAGCCCAGCGGTACAATCATCTATTCAGACAAACTTCATTATGACGCTGCTCCTCAGGTTGCCACACTGACACGGAATGTGCGTATGGTTGACAAATCTTCTGTACTGACTACAAACTATCTGACGTACAATATGCGCAGCAAAGTCGGCACCTACACCGGTGGTGGGCGAATTGTCAGCAAAGGAGATACCATTACCTCTAAAAATGCCTATTACTTTGAGAATACGCAGGATGCGTATTTCAGAAATAAGGTAGTCGTCAGAACCCCTGACGTCAAGATTTATACCGATACCATGCGTTATAACTCCGTTCAACGGGTTACTTATTTCTTCGGTCCGACCAATATAAAAGGAAACAAAGGGGAGAATCTATACACGGAAAAAGGAAATTACAATACGGCTACCGGTGTAGCCCGCTTCTCTAAAAACAACCTGTATACAGAAGGTTCTAAATTTCTGAAAGGTGACAGTTTGTATTACGACAGAGCTACAGGAGAAGGTAAAGCGTACCGAAATGTAGTTTTTGTAGATACAGTTGATAAATTCTATGCCAATGGCGGATACGGATTGTATAAACAATCGGATGAATCTATCACCATGACGGATAAACCATTGGTTACGATGGTGATCAAAAAAGACTCAACCAGCACCAGCGACTCTACTTCTGCCAAGCCTGCCGAAAAGGAGGAAAAGGGTAAAAAGTCCGGTAAGGAAAAATCTGTAGAAAAAAAGAAATCCAAAGAAGAGGAATCCTTTAAGGAGATCAGCCCGATTACACCCGTTTCCAAAGACTCGGTATCTGCTACGGTCAAACCTGAACCGCAGGTAGATTCAGCTTATATGACAGCTGACACCTTATATTCGAAGGTAATCTTTCTGAAAGACTATAAAGCACTCGATTTCAAGCTCGACCGGAACGGCGGGCTCATAGAGGAGATAGCGGATGAAGACTACGGTGATGATGACGGCAATGAAAATACGGATAGCCTGTCCATCTCAGGCAATATAAGTGGTCTGTCAGATTCGACTCAAACAGATAGTGTGCATATAGAAGGATTAAAATCTGACTCAGCCAAAACTGTCATAAAGCAAGTCAAAGAGACAAGCAAGACTATCAGCAAAAACAACACAACTCCACCTAAAAAACCTGCTGTCGTACAACAGGAAAAAGGAGATCCGAATAAAATACAAATTGGCAAGACCCTGGCAGCAGACAGTGTACTCAGACACCGAACGGTATTGCCTAAAGGCAATGAGAGTGACAGTCTGATCAACAAAGCTTTATTAGTTGCCAAATCGCCTGACTCTGTCACGACGACTCCAAAAGACAGTGCTTATCTGGATACGGCACGTACCCGGATTATCAAAGCACACTATAATGTCCGTATGTTCAAATCTGACCTGCAGGCAGTCGCTGATTCTGTATATTACGGCATGGCCGACTCCATGTTCAGGTTTATGGGACGCCCTATGATATGGGCCGAAGGATCGCAAATCTCGGCAGATACGCTGTACTTACAGATCAAAGAGCAACGTCTGGACAATATGCTGTTAGTGAACAGTGCATTCATGGTTAATGCCGTACTGGATACCATCAAATTCAATCAGCTCAAAGGGAGAAAGATTACAGGCTTCTTTGCAGGCAATAATCTGGATCGTTTATTTGTTGACGGGAATGCGGAAAACATGATTTTCGTGGTCAATGAAGAGAAAAAAGTAATCACCGAAATGTTTCATGACCGCAGCAGCCGGATCAAGATTCTGATGGAAAACCGTAAGATCAAGGATTACGTCTCGATCCGCAAAGTGGATGGCAAAGTATATCCGTTGAGTATGGTGACCAATGAGAATGAAGTATTGCCCGGATTTATATGGAGGCCGGAAGACCGCCCGGTGTCTAAGGAAGATCTGCTCAACAGAAAACGTGAAATTCCAAAAGATATAAACACTCCCGCAGCGGGTTCTTCTGCCGGCAGCAAGTCTGCTCCTAAGGATCCTGTGACAGAAAAGAAAGATCCGAAAGAAGGAATTAAAACGGAAGTGAAAAAACCTGCAGATCAAAAAACTGAACCCAAAAAAGTAAATCAGGAATCTAAAAATCCGGTCAAAGAGGAGTCTGAACCCGTCATGGAAACAAATTAA
- a CDS encoding glycosyl transferase family 90, with translation MINIKRIVFKNKNFKIAYYFKALLREIPNSFWYRSRLKSKLQSAYKFDSKVLEERVNYYNKLQENTSLASSAIPIADFKIPEKIRVYYFDTKEYVRYFDSKLRLQMIPGDVVDIPEYPAIVKSRPIAGDNRHAVLLNLDKIRHFNFIRDDIPFRNKKNILIGRFAAYQQHRKRFFELYFGHQLCDLGSVVMDNDHPEWYSKPISIQQHLDYKFILSLEGNDVATNLKWIMSSNSVAVMPLPKYETWFMEGKLIPDFHYIQIKDDYSDLEEKLHYYIDHPHEAEKIIDNAHQYIQQFNNRKLEDLIALRVLEKYFTKTNQGL, from the coding sequence ATGATCAATATAAAACGGATCGTTTTTAAGAATAAAAATTTTAAGATCGCCTATTATTTTAAAGCGCTTTTAAGAGAGATTCCTAATTCATTCTGGTATAGATCCCGCTTGAAGTCCAAACTTCAGTCAGCATATAAATTCGACAGTAAAGTATTGGAAGAGCGGGTGAATTATTACAATAAACTTCAGGAGAATACTTCCCTGGCTTCTTCGGCTATTCCAATAGCTGATTTTAAAATTCCTGAAAAAATCCGGGTATATTACTTTGATACCAAAGAGTATGTACGCTATTTTGATTCTAAACTCAGGCTGCAGATGATTCCAGGTGATGTGGTGGATATTCCCGAATATCCCGCAATAGTGAAAAGCAGACCCATCGCAGGAGATAATAGACATGCTGTCTTACTTAATCTGGATAAGATCCGGCACTTCAACTTTATCCGGGATGATATTCCGTTCAGAAATAAAAAGAATATACTGATCGGAAGATTTGCGGCATACCAACAACACCGCAAACGCTTCTTTGAATTGTACTTTGGTCATCAGCTGTGTGATCTGGGGAGCGTCGTGATGGATAATGATCATCCGGAATGGTACAGTAAACCTATTTCTATTCAACAGCACCTGGATTATAAGTTTATTCTGTCTCTCGAAGGGAACGATGTCGCTACAAATCTCAAATGGATCATGTCTTCCAATTCAGTTGCGGTAATGCCTTTGCCGAAATATGAAACATGGTTTATGGAAGGCAAACTGATTCCGGATTTCCATTACATACAGATTAAAGATGATTATTCAGATCTGGAAGAAAAGCTGCATTATTATATTGATCATCCTCATGAAGCCGAAAAAATTATTGATAATGCACATCAGTACATTCAACAGTTTAATAACAGGAAATTAGAAGATCTTATCGCATTGCGGGTTCTCGAAAAGTATTTCACAAAGACCAATCAAGGACTTTAG
- a CDS encoding non-canonical purine NTP diphosphatase, translating into MIELIFATNNAHKLDEVRAIVGDAFMIKSLDDINCQDDIPETGDTFEENAKQKTDYLVNKYGLYCFGDDSGLEIEAINNEPGVYSARYSGSRDMERNIDLVLEKLADSENRKARFRTVISLFLNEQQHFFEGAITGTIISERRGAEGFGYDPIFIPDGYDKTFAEMSADEKNGISHRSIAVKALTGFLKSL; encoded by the coding sequence ATGATCGAATTAATTTTTGCAACAAATAATGCACATAAACTGGATGAAGTCCGCGCCATAGTAGGGGATGCTTTTATGATAAAAAGTCTGGATGATATCAACTGTCAGGATGATATTCCCGAAACCGGAGATACCTTTGAAGAAAATGCAAAGCAGAAGACAGATTATCTTGTAAATAAATATGGCTTATATTGTTTCGGAGATGACTCAGGATTAGAAATCGAAGCAATCAATAATGAACCGGGTGTATATTCAGCCCGTTACTCGGGATCAAGAGATATGGAACGTAATATTGATCTGGTCCTTGAAAAATTAGCAGACAGTGAAAACCGTAAAGCCAGATTCCGCACAGTTATATCCTTATTTCTGAATGAACAACAGCATTTCTTTGAAGGTGCTATCACAGGAACGATTATTTCTGAGAGGAGAGGAGCCGAAGGATTCGGATATGATCCTATTTTTATTCCGGACGGATATGACAAGACTTTTGCAGAAATGAGTGCAGATGAAAAAAATGGAATCAGTCATCGTTCTATAGCTGTCAAGGCACTGACAGGTTTTCTAAAATCCCTATGA
- a CDS encoding deoxyhypusine synthase family protein, with the protein MSTQKGPISQFLEKNYLHFNAAALVDAAKGYEAHLNEGGKMLISLGGAMSTAELGISLAEMIREDKVAIISCTGANLEEDVMNLVAHSHYKRVPNYRDLTPEQERELLDNHYNRVTDTCIPEEEAFRRLQKHLEDVWHAAEAKGERYLPHEFLYQVVNSGVLEQYYEIDPKNSWIVAAAEKNLPIICPGWEDSTTGNIFAANVIKGNLKASTVKSGIEYMIYLTEWYRENSSGKGVGFFQIAGGISGDFPICVVPMMYQDLEWEDVPFWSYFCQISDSTTSYGSYSGAVPNEKITWGKLDIDTPKFVIESDATIVAPLVFAYVLGQ; encoded by the coding sequence ATGAGTACACAAAAAGGTCCTATTTCTCAGTTTCTTGAGAAAAATTACCTTCACTTCAATGCAGCAGCATTGGTAGATGCAGCCAAAGGTTATGAAGCGCATCTGAACGAAGGTGGTAAAATGTTAATTTCTTTAGGTGGTGCAATGAGTACTGCTGAACTGGGAATTTCTTTAGCTGAGATGATCCGTGAGGATAAAGTTGCAATTATTTCCTGTACCGGAGCCAATCTGGAAGAGGATGTGATGAACTTAGTTGCGCACTCACATTACAAAAGAGTTCCAAACTATCGCGATCTGACTCCTGAGCAGGAGAGAGAGTTATTAGATAATCACTACAACCGTGTTACCGATACCTGTATTCCTGAAGAAGAAGCTTTCCGTCGTTTGCAGAAACACCTTGAGGATGTATGGCATGCAGCTGAAGCTAAAGGTGAGCGTTACCTTCCGCATGAGTTCTTATATCAGGTCGTAAATTCTGGTGTATTGGAACAATACTACGAGATCGATCCTAAAAATTCATGGATTGTAGCTGCCGCTGAAAAGAACCTGCCTATTATATGTCCGGGATGGGAAGATTCTACTACAGGAAATATCTTCGCTGCGAATGTAATCAAAGGAAATCTGAAAGCTAGCACTGTAAAGTCCGGTATTGAATATATGATCTACCTGACAGAATGGTACCGTGAAAACTCCAGCGGTAAAGGGGTAGGATTTTTTCAGATTGCAGGTGGTATCTCCGGTGATTTCCCTATCTGCGTGGTGCCGATGATGTATCAGGATCTGGAATGGGAAGATGTTCCGTTCTGGTCTTACTTCTGTCAGATCTCGGATTCGACAACTTCTTACGGTTCATATTCAGGAGCTGTTCCTAATGAAAAAATCACCTGGGGCAAATTGGATATCGATACACCTAAGTTTGTTATTGAATCTGATGCGACTATTGTGGCGCCTTTGGTATTTGCTTACGTATTGGGTCAATAG
- a CDS encoding mandelate racemase/muconate lactonizing enzyme family protein, with product MVITTIEIYRLSIPMEPFVIATGTMDYAQNTFIRVNTDEGIYGVGECSAFPMIVGETQDTCLVLARDFAKLWKGKDPLAIHERLAELDLYIAGNKTIKSAFDSALFDLASKHAGLPLYQFLKGERRDITTDITLGIASPEEMAAKAADLQREGAVILKVKLGKDPQTDINRIKAIRKAVGFDMPVRIDANQGWSYEQAVQALQGLEPFKIQYCEQPMRTWNDHLLPQLRTETIVPIMADESVYSHYDAERLCSEDACDYINIKFSKSGGIAEALQIDAVAAEFGIPCMIGGMLESRLALAAKVHFAYAAKTVRFYDLDTCMVGHLEDPVIGGVQYDGYRISVSDTPGIGADIDPEYLKKCESWVI from the coding sequence ATGGTTATTACGACTATTGAGATTTATAGACTAAGTATTCCGATGGAACCGTTTGTCATTGCGACCGGTACAATGGACTATGCCCAAAACACTTTTATCAGGGTAAATACAGATGAAGGAATATATGGAGTGGGAGAGTGTTCTGCATTTCCGATGATTGTAGGCGAGACTCAGGACACCTGTCTGGTGCTGGCGCGTGATTTTGCAAAACTATGGAAAGGAAAAGATCCGCTGGCTATACACGAACGCCTCGCTGAACTGGATCTATATATTGCCGGAAACAAAACGATTAAAAGCGCTTTTGACAGTGCTTTATTTGATCTTGCATCCAAACATGCAGGATTGCCGCTATATCAGTTTCTAAAAGGAGAACGTCGGGATATTACGACTGATATCACACTGGGTATAGCATCTCCGGAGGAAATGGCTGCAAAAGCCGCAGATCTTCAGCGTGAAGGGGCCGTGATATTGAAGGTGAAACTGGGTAAAGATCCTCAGACCGACATTAACCGCATCAAGGCCATCCGCAAAGCTGTAGGTTTTGATATGCCTGTTCGGATTGATGCAAATCAGGGCTGGTCATATGAACAAGCTGTACAGGCTTTGCAGGGACTGGAACCGTTTAAAATACAATACTGTGAGCAGCCAATGCGGACATGGAATGATCATTTGCTTCCGCAGTTGCGGACAGAAACAATAGTTCCGATTATGGCAGATGAATCTGTGTACTCGCATTATGATGCTGAGCGACTGTGCAGTGAAGATGCCTGCGATTATATCAATATCAAATTTTCAAAATCAGGAGGTATTGCGGAGGCTTTACAAATAGATGCTGTTGCAGCAGAATTTGGTATTCCGTGTATGATAGGAGGTATGTTGGAGAGTCGTCTGGCTTTAGCTGCGAAAGTACATTTTGCTTATGCTGCCAAAACGGTCAGATTCTATGATCTGGATACATGTATGGTCGGACATCTGGAAGATCCTGTAATTGGAGGAGTACAATATGACGGATACCGGATCTCGGTAAGCGATACACCGGGTATAGGAGCGGATATTGATCCGGAATATTTGAAGAAATGTGAAAGTTGGGTGATCTGA